Below is a genomic region from Escherichia ruysiae.
GATGAGTAATTATACGCTGAAGCGTGAACTCGCCGAGTTTGCCGCCTCACTGGTTCAACCGGGTGAAACCATCTTTATCGAGAATGGTAGCAGTAATGCCCTTCTGGCTCGCGCATTAGGTGAGCAGAAGAAAAATGTCACCATCATTACGGTCAGTAGCTATATAGCGCATTTACTGAAAGACGCGCCTTGTGAAGTCATTTTACTTGGCGGCGTGTACCAGAAAAAAAGCGAAAGTATGGTTGGCCCACTGACACGTCAGTGCATCCAACAGGTGCATTTCAGTAAGGCATTTATTGGTATCGATGGCTGGCAACCTGAAACTGGATTTACAGGTCGCGACATGATGCGTACCGATGTGGTCAATGCCGTGTTGGAAAAAGAATGCGAAGTCATAGTCCTGAC
It encodes:
- the yciT gene encoding DNA-binding transcriptional regulator YciT, yielding MNSRQQTILQMVIEQGQVSVTDLAKATGVSEVTIRQDLNTLEKLSYLRRAHGFAVSLDSDDVETRMMSNYTLKRELAEFAASLVQPGETIFIENGSSNALLARALGEQKKNVTIITVSSYIAHLLKDAPCEVILLGGVYQKKSESMVGPLTRQCIQQVHFSKAFIGIDGWQPETGFTGRDMMRTDVVNAVLEKECEVIVLTDSSKFGAIHSYSIGPVERIKRVITDSKIRASDTMHLEHSKLIVHVVDM